In one window of Deltaproteobacteria bacterium DNA:
- a CDS encoding PAS domain S-box protein, translating to MRETLQSTREERHESRKRRNEVLIIGITALILAVLFVFEWHLPQVKGRLSTGRNILYLSLINLNVILLLLMLFLIIRNLVKLVFERKRRILGSKLRTKLVAAFLGFSLVTAFVLFFVAVGLITSAVEKWFSIQVEKSLEGSLEVAQTYYRDFARNSVFHAVALAERVSEQGLMDPSKNDSLVELLEAKRSEYNLGVVEVFSPDMTVLACVTDKEIPGNPIPPAPAEILKECLGGKEVSKTQALEQGELIRTLAPIRDKKNPKVVLGALGASYYLPENLMAKMAKISQAYVDYTHSKMYKQTIKMNYLMYMLMVTLLVIFLATWVGFYLAKGITVPIQQLAEATERVAQGDLDFHISLESTDEMGTLVEAFNRMTSDMRLSKAEVERKTVDLERTNVELFQRKKYMEIVLQKIATGVVSLDKSGRVSTMNKSAEEMLGITSERVLGRHYREILGPEYLRTVRGLIREVRGSRNETIEKQINISIQGRTLTLLVHLTPLRDEEGRNMGVVAVFDDMTQLIKAQRMAAWREVARRIAHEIKNPLTPIQLSAERIRRRYRERLQDDIDVFDECTETIIREADGLKNMVNEFSNFARMPAANPVPSDLNSIVREALVWYQEVHKDIRFGFDSGEDIPMLDLDRDQMRRVMINLFENAVAAIDNGGEIKVKTDYDRDLKMVSISVSDNGAGIPEEAKTRLFEPYFSTKAGGTGLGLAIVSSIIADHNGYIRVRDNEPRGTRFIIELPVRG from the coding sequence ATGAGAGAGACTCTTCAGAGCACGAGGGAAGAGCGGCACGAAAGCCGAAAGAGGAGAAACGAGGTTCTCATAATAGGCATTACCGCGTTGATTCTGGCCGTGCTGTTCGTGTTCGAGTGGCATCTGCCACAGGTGAAGGGGAGGCTCTCTACGGGGAGGAACATCCTGTATTTGAGCCTGATCAATCTCAACGTCATTCTCCTCCTCCTCATGCTCTTCTTGATTATCCGCAACCTCGTCAAGCTCGTCTTCGAGCGCAAGAGGAGGATTCTCGGCTCAAAACTGAGAACCAAACTGGTGGCCGCCTTTCTCGGTTTTTCCCTCGTGACGGCTTTTGTCCTTTTCTTTGTTGCAGTGGGACTGATAACCAGCGCCGTGGAAAAATGGTTCAGCATCCAGGTTGAGAAGTCCCTGGAAGGATCCCTCGAGGTGGCACAGACGTATTATCGGGACTTTGCAAGAAACAGCGTCTTTCATGCCGTTGCCCTGGCGGAGCGGGTGTCAGAGCAGGGGCTGATGGATCCATCCAAGAATGACTCATTGGTAGAGCTGCTCGAAGCAAAACGCTCGGAATACAACCTGGGGGTCGTTGAGGTCTTTTCTCCTGACATGACGGTGCTTGCCTGTGTCACGGACAAAGAGATCCCGGGAAATCCGATACCTCCGGCTCCGGCCGAGATCCTGAAGGAATGCCTTGGCGGCAAGGAGGTGTCCAAGACGCAGGCCCTGGAGCAGGGGGAGCTTATCCGTACTCTTGCCCCTATCCGGGACAAGAAGAACCCGAAGGTTGTTCTCGGCGCCCTGGGAGCGAGCTACTATCTGCCTGAGAATCTCATGGCCAAGATGGCAAAGATTTCACAGGCCTATGTGGACTATACTCATTCCAAGATGTACAAGCAGACCATCAAGATGAACTACCTCATGTATATGCTCATGGTGACACTGCTGGTTATCTTTCTGGCCACGTGGGTCGGATTTTACCTCGCAAAGGGGATCACCGTACCGATCCAGCAACTGGCTGAGGCGACAGAGAGGGTGGCTCAAGGAGACCTCGATTTTCATATCAGCCTGGAAAGTACCGACGAGATGGGAACTCTTGTCGAGGCCTTCAACAGGATGACAAGCGACATGAGGCTCAGTAAGGCCGAGGTCGAGCGGAAGACAGTCGATCTGGAGAGGACGAATGTCGAACTCTTCCAGAGAAAGAAGTATATGGAGATCGTCCTGCAGAAGATCGCCACAGGGGTCGTCTCTCTGGACAAGAGCGGCCGTGTGAGCACCATGAACAAGTCGGCGGAGGAGATGCTCGGAATCACGAGTGAGCGGGTTTTGGGGCGGCATTACCGTGAAATACTGGGGCCGGAGTATTTGCGGACCGTCAGAGGCCTGATCAGGGAGGTGAGAGGTTCGCGGAACGAAACGATCGAGAAGCAAATCAATATCAGTATCCAGGGGAGGACTCTTACACTCCTGGTCCACTTGACTCCCCTGCGCGATGAAGAGGGCAGGAACATGGGAGTGGTGGCGGTATTCGACGACATGACCCAACTCATCAAGGCGCAGCGGATGGCGGCATGGAGAGAGGTGGCTCGGCGGATAGCCCATGAGATCAAGAACCCCCTCACCCCTATCCAGCTGTCGGCCGAGCGGATAAGGAGGCGTTACAGGGAACGTTTGCAGGACGACATTGATGTCTTTGATGAGTGTACGGAGACGATCATCAGGGAAGCGGACGGGTTGAAGAACATGGTGAACGAGTTCTCCAACTTCGCGCGGATGCCTGCGGCCAACCCGGTACCGAGTGATCTGAACAGCATCGTGCGGGAAGCCCTGGTGTGGTACCAGGAAGTGCACAAGGACATCCGTTTCGGATTCGACAGCGGCGAGGATATTCCCATGCTCGATCTGGACAGGGATCAAATGAGACGGGTCATGATCAATCTCTTTGAGAACGCCGTGGCGGCTATTGACAACGGCGGAGAGATCAAGGTGAAGACAGACTACGACAGAGACCTCAAGATGGTGAGTATATCGGTGAGTGACAACGGTGCGGGGATCCCTGAGGAAGCAAAGACCAGGCTTTTTGAACCCTACTTTTCCACCAAAGCCGGCGGAACAGGGCTTGGCCTCGCTATTGTGAGCTCCATCATCGCCGATCACAACGGCTACATCAGGGTGAGAGACAACGAGCCCAGGGGGACCAGGTTCATCATAGAACTGCCCGTGAGAGGATAG
- a CDS encoding DUF4390 domain-containing protein translates to MKRRFAWFVLLFLACGPAVSPVLAKEKARIENLTIHVGEESLAVSFSARNCFTPKIEEIIQSGIPATLTLSVRLYQKRSFWKDKRLAAFKLIRTIRYDNIKKLYQVTFKEGEPTVVFEDFGELKRRVTQVENLRVMPQEQLREGVIYYISVKARLEPVKLPFRLGNLFFLASSRKTQTDWLVQKFRVGVFVVPERGDKGE, encoded by the coding sequence ATGAAGAGGCGGTTTGCCTGGTTCGTCCTCCTATTTCTCGCCTGCGGCCCGGCCGTCTCTCCGGTTCTTGCAAAGGAGAAGGCAAGGATCGAGAATCTGACCATCCATGTGGGCGAGGAGAGTCTGGCAGTAAGTTTCTCCGCACGAAACTGCTTCACCCCTAAGATCGAAGAAATCATCCAGAGTGGGATCCCTGCCACCCTGACCCTTTCGGTCAGGCTCTATCAAAAGAGGAGCTTCTGGAAAGACAAGCGGCTGGCGGCCTTCAAGCTTATCCGTACTATTCGCTACGATAACATCAAGAAACTCTACCAGGTGACCTTCAAAGAGGGCGAGCCCACGGTTGTGTTCGAAGACTTCGGGGAGCTGAAACGGAGAGTGACGCAGGTGGAGAACCTTAGAGTGATGCCCCAGGAGCAGCTCAGGGAAGGGGTGATCTACTATATCAGTGTCAAGGCCAGGCTTGAGCCCGTAAAGCTCCCGTTCCGCCTGGGGAATCTCTTCTTTCTCGCTTCGTCCCGGAAGACCCAGACAGACTGGCTGGTCCAGAAATTCAGGGTCGGAGTGTTTGTAGTACCTGAACGGGGAGACAAGGGCGAATGA